A window from uncultured Desulfobacter sp. encodes these proteins:
- a CDS encoding SurA N-terminal domain-containing protein, with product MNIPAYGSQWKWECKMSDIFSNIGHGITEINGSPRGGLRSLFLCVLWCMAAGVIIATGLGCKEQKNVEEKGCIIKAGTVEISQGDFARELEVKQANYPYEVNDSPDEYNAMVLDLVSDLSDEAVLLAAAADKGIDVTAEELESAVDDFKKDYPEDSFDRMLLERAISYPVWEKGLKKDLVIQKLIMQDLVASQQIHAEDMIAFYDRLAGRNKSTDDDNSTMDDNSTMVDENDLVLKLRIEKSQDAYGEWIQGLQASYPVHIDKLMLSTFLMDTEKK from the coding sequence ATGAATATACCGGCTTATGGCAGCCAGTGGAAATGGGAATGTAAAATGAGCGACATTTTTTCAAATATTGGGCATGGCATAACAGAGATCAATGGCTCCCCAAGGGGCGGTTTAAGATCCTTATTTTTATGCGTCCTGTGGTGTATGGCCGCAGGCGTTATCATTGCAACAGGCTTGGGGTGCAAGGAGCAAAAAAACGTTGAGGAAAAGGGCTGTATTATCAAAGCCGGCACCGTGGAAATCAGCCAGGGCGACTTTGCCCGGGAACTGGAAGTCAAACAGGCCAACTACCCCTATGAGGTAAACGACAGCCCCGATGAATACAATGCCATGGTCCTGGATCTTGTTTCTGATCTGTCCGATGAGGCGGTGCTGTTAGCTGCCGCTGCGGATAAGGGCATTGATGTCACTGCCGAGGAACTTGAATCAGCTGTTGATGATTTTAAAAAAGACTATCCCGAAGACAGCTTTGACCGGATGCTCCTTGAACGGGCCATATCATATCCTGTTTGGGAAAAGGGATTAAAAAAAGATCTGGTCATCCAAAAATTAATCATGCAGGATCTGGTGGCCTCCCAGCAAATTCATGCAGAAGATATGATTGCCTTTTATGATCGTCTGGCAGGACGAAACAAATCCACGGATGATGATAATTCAACAATGGATGATAATTCAACAATGGTAGATGAAAACGATCTGGTGCTCAAGCTGCGGATCGAAAAAAGTCAGGATGCCTATGGTGAGTGGATACAGGGGTTGCAGGCCAGTTATCCAGTGCACATTGATAAACTGATGTTAAGCACCTTTTTAATGGACACTGAAAAAAAATAG